The following proteins come from a genomic window of Sorghum bicolor cultivar BTx623 chromosome 3, Sorghum_bicolor_NCBIv3, whole genome shotgun sequence:
- the LOC8082424 gene encoding AP2-like ethylene-responsive transcription factor At1g16060, whose translation MTKPHSPSSWAASSLSCVSSSSASCDVPPPWSPKRSSKKQRSSRRRAKNGAAVTPRRTSSIYRGVTRHRGTGKYEAHLWDKNAWSRTKNKKGRQVYLGAFDNEEAAARTYDLAALKYWGSDSTLNFPLESYRHEHDKMQRMTREAYLATLRRKSSCFSRGASGYRGVAKHHHNGRWEARIGYACGKKYLYLGTFGSQEEAARAYDLAALELRGHAAVTNFDTSNYTHKDDQRRPEPAVQRKPALKPKDEPVDEAPPLPKAHHPVPTPPLLTPKAEPGYELGEPLALPPGPVLRDADDVDHAIAEILPALCMDPADFEARYPARRARALGGCPPDDQLLRGLALPDSVRFEDDIETLFDAPGGGTGEVQVQLHAVVTDVSGVDADAAATISSLASARWWP comes from the exons ATGACGAAGCCGCATTCCCCTTCCTCTTGGGCCGCCTCCTCGCTCTCCTGCGTTTCCTCCTCCTCGGCCTCCTGCGACGTGCCGCCGCCGTGGTCGCCGAAGCGCAGCAGCAAGAAGCAGAGGAGCAGCCGTAGGAGGGCCAAGAATGGCGCCGCGGTGACCCCGAGGAGGACCAGCTCCATCTACAGGGGCGTCACCAG GCACAGGGGAACGGGCAAGTACGAGGCGCACCTGTGGGACAAGAACGCTTGGAGCCGGACCAAGAACAAGAAGGGCCGGCAAG TTTATCTGG GAGCATTTGACAATGAGGAGGCAGCGGCCCGTACTTATGATCTCGCAGCACTCAAGTACTGGGGCTCAGACAGCACTCTCAACTTCCCT CTGGAATCGTACAGGCATGAGCATGACAAGATGCAGCGCATGACAAGGGAGGCGTATCTAGCCACTCTGCGGCGCAAGAGTAGCTGCTTCTCGAGGGGCGCCTCCGGGTACAGGGGAGTGGCCAA GCACCACCATAATGGCAGGTGGGAGGCCAGGATCGGCTACGCTTGCGGCAAGAAATACCTCTACCTGGGGACGTTCG GGAGCCAAGAGGAGGCAGCCCGAGCATACGACCTTGCAGCTCTGGAATTGCGGGGGCACGCCGCGGTCACCAACTTCGACACCAGCAACTACACGCACAAGGACGACCAGCGGCGGCCTGAACCGGCGGTCCAGCGGAAGCCGGCTCTGAAGCCCAAGGACGAGCCGGTGGACGAGGCACCGCCGCTGCCCAAGGCTCATCATCCGGTTCCGACGCCGCCGCTCCTGACGCCGAAGGCCGAGCCGGGGTACGAGCTGGGCGAGCCCCTGGCGCTGCCGCCCGGCCCCGTGCTCCGCGACGCCGACGACGTGGACCACGCCATCGCCGAGATCCTGCCGGCGCTGTGCATGGACCCCGCCGACTTCGAGGCCCGGTACCCCGCCCGCCGCGCCCGCGCGCTCGGCGGCTGCCCGCCCGACGACCAGCTGCTGCGCGGCCTGGCGCTGCCGGACAGCGTGCGCTTCGAGGACGACATCGAGACGCTGTTCGACGCGCCCGGCGGCGGCACGGGCGAGGTCCAGGTGCAGCTCCACGCCGTCGTGACTGACGTTTCTGGAGTCGACGCCGACGCGGCCGCCACCATCAGCTCGCTGGCGTCCGCGCGCTGGTGGCCATGA
- the LOC8055283 gene encoding ADP-ribosylation factor 1 yields MGLSFGKLFSRLFAKKEMRILMVGLDAAGKTTILYKLKLGEIVTTIPTIGFNVETVEYKNISFTVWDVGGQDKIRPLWRHYFQNTQGLIFVVDSNDRERVVEARDELHRMLNEDELRDAVLLVFANKQDLPNAMNAAEITDKLGLHSLRQRHWYIQSTCATSGEGLYEGLDWLSNNIANKS; encoded by the exons ATGGGGCTCTCATTTGGGAAGCTGTTCAGCCGCCTCTTCGCCAAGAAGGAGATGAGGATTCTCATGGTCGGGCTCGATGCCGCCGGTAAGACCACCATCCTCTACAAGCTCAAGCTCGGCGAGATCGTCACCACCATCCCCACCATCG GATTCAATGTTGAAACTGTTGAGTACAAGAACATTAGCTTCACCGTTTGGGATGTTGGTGGCCAGGACAAG ATCAGGCCCCTGTGGAGGCACTACTTTCAGAACACACAGGGACTTATTTTTGTTGTAGACAGCAATGACAGGGAACGTGTTGTTGAGGCTAGAGATGAGCTCCACAGGATGCTGAATGAG GATGAGCTGCGTGACGCCGTGCTGCTTGTATTTGCAAACAAACAAGATCTTCCTAATGCTATGAATGCTGCTGAAATTACTGACAAGCTTGGTCTGCATTCCCTGCGCCAGCGTCACTG GTACATCCAGAGCACTTGTGCTACGTCTGGCGAAGGGTTGTATGAGGGGCTTGACTGGCTTTCCAACAACATCGCCAACAAG TCTTGA
- the LOC8055284 gene encoding vacuolar protein sorting-associated protein 36 — protein MSAAAADWLPSASVTASGRPVLSTGEVERNLLPLVDLEPEENPGLAPLRACLLALTSHRLIFLHEPSRSARGLPLATVVHAYPPHRRHSHNPLRSLFSSSSSSSSSQHHRIRLQISMPPARSEVVAIVVTCKADVDVFFGRLLEAIRARAWEVAPVAAPSSGTPVAEGAAPAEDIAIRMPVVGVSGILRMEQESWESAGQNLQDAFQDLNALMSKAKEMMQLAEKMRLKLLMNSSTESNSNDEEMGSKQDMQDLLLSVGIVSPVTKETAGALYHQQLSLQLADFVRIPLEKAGGMMALVDVYCLFNRARGTELISPEDLLQACSLWEKVDVPVMLRKFDSGVKVIQTKTHSDEEVFARISSLAQKPDALQKGISPSDAAFTLGIAPALAKEHLLNAENKGLLCRDVSPDGFRFFINLFNEIDAQNIYSQKPHGLYNAWISVAMASH, from the exons AtgtccgccgccgcagccgactGGCTCCCGTCAGCGTCCGTGACGGCGTCCGGCCGCCCGGTGCTTTCCACTGGCGAGGTGGAGCGGAATCTCCTCCCGCTCGTCGACCTCGAGCCCGAGGAGAACCCGGGCCTCGCGCCGCTCCGCGCCTGCCTCCTCGCGCTCACTTCCCACCGCCTCATCTTCCTCCACGAGCCGTCCCGCTCCGCGCGGGGCCTCCCGCTCGCCACCGTCGTCCATGCCTATCCTCCCCACCGCAGGCACAGCCACAACCCCCTCCGCTCcctcttctcctcctcgtcctcgtcttcctcGTCGCAGCATCACCGCATCCGCCTCCAGATCTCCATGCCGCCCGCGCGATCGGAGGTCGTCGCCATCGTCGTGACCTGTAAGGCTGACGTTGATGTGTTCTTCGGGAGGCTTCTCGAGGCGATCCGTGCAAGGGCTTGGGAGGTGGCCCCCGTAGCCGCTCCGTCGAGCGGCACGCCGGTGGCAGAGGGGGCCGCGCCTGCGGAGGACATCGCGATCCGGATGCCCGTTGTTGGGGTCTCGGGGATACTGCGGATGGAACAGGAGTCATGGGAGAGCGCCGGGCAGAACTTGCAAGATGCGTTCCAGGATCTCAATGCCCTCATG AGCAAAGCTAAGGAAATGATGCAGTTAGCAGAGAAAATGAGGCTCAAGCTATTAATGAACTCATCTACTGAATCAAATTCCAATGATGAAGAGATGGGTTCTAAGCAAGACATGCAGGATTTGCTATTGAGTGTTGGCATTGTGTCTCCTGTGACGAAAGAAACTGCCGGTGCGTTGTATCATCAGCAGTTGTCACTACAG CTGGCGGACTTCGTAAGAATACCGCTTGAGAAAGCAGGTGGTATGATGGCACTAGTCGATGTTTATTGTCTCTTCAACCGTGCTAGGGGAACAG AGTTAATCTCACCAGAGGACCTTTTGCAAGCTTGTTCGCTGTGGGAGAAAGTTGATGT CCCAGTCATGCTCAGGAAATTTGATAGTGGAGTGAAGGTGATCCAGACCAAGACACATAGTGATGAAGAG GTATTTGCGAGAATCTCATCACTTGCACAGAAGCCGGATGCTCTTCAGAAAGGGATTAGCCCAAGTGATGCTGCATTCACACTGGGAATTGCTCCAGCATTAGCAAAGGAGCATCTTCTAAATGCAGAAAACAAAG GCCTGTTGTGCAGAGATGTTAGTCCAGATGGATTCCGCTTTTTTATCAATTTATTTAATGAAATTGATGCCCAAAATATTTACTC GCAAAAACCCCATGGGCTGTACAACGCGTGGATCTCCGTTGCGATGGCATCTCACTGA